A part of Primulina eburnea isolate SZY01 chromosome 10, ASM2296580v1, whole genome shotgun sequence genomic DNA contains:
- the LOC140842895 gene encoding uncharacterized protein, protein MTVNGITYSTFKESAQMRGLLKQDDYVIQCLQEARSVIMSSSLRRLFVSILVFCQPTISRELWDEFHPSMCEDYGREISSSNLIINKLLLEIRRLLHQYKMKLGDFDLPSISAEFLEDAPLPRIIEDELFYHISDDDLRSIERLNAQQKIAFDTIIESIMHNQSKHFFIDGPGGTGRTFLYRSMLAHLRQMGKIIIAVATSGIAVTLLPGERTAHSRFQIPLRPTASTLCKIKKQTELADLIRRASVIVWDEAPMANHYAFESVSKSFQDIMENQIEFGGKTMVFGGDFRQVLPVVKRGSKAEQIAASISRSTFWNSVKIIHLQQNMRSAQDIEFSQFLLRVGDGLQHTVNRDFIKLPDSIIIPWEGEQSIQVLIDSVFPNMLNHVNDENYMVDRAIITPKNVDVFLERKKSIPLGIV, encoded by the coding sequence ATGACTGTGAATGGGATAACATATTCAACGTTTAAGGAGTCTGCTCAAATGAGAGGACTTCTCAAACAAGATGATTATGTAATACAATGTCTACAAGAAGCACGCTCTGTTATAATGTCATCCTCATTGAGAAGGTTATTTGTATCCATACTGGTGTTCTGTCAACCAACAATAAGTCGAGAACTCTGGGATGAGTTCCATCCTAGCATGTGTGAAGATTATGGCAGAGAAATTTCATCAAGTAACTTAATCATCAATAAGTTATTGCTTGAGATACGAAGGTTGTTGCATCAGTACAAAATGAAACTTGGTGATTTTGATTTGCCATCAATAAGTGCTGAGTTTTTAGAAGACGCACCACTGCCAAGAATAATTGAGGATGAGCTTTTTTATCATATTTCTGATGATGATTTGAGATCTATTGAACGTTTGAATGCTCAACAGAAGATTGCGTTTGACACCATCATAGAAAGTATTATGCATAAccaatcaaaacatttcttCATTGATGGTCCTGGAGGCACTGGTAGGACTTTTCTATACCGCTCAATGTTGGCACATTTAAGACAAATGGGTAAAATAATAATTGCGGTAGCAACATCTGGAATAGCTGTGACATTATTGCCAGGTGAAAGAACTGCACATTCACGTTTTCAAATTCCACTTAGACCAACCGCATCAACactttgcaaaataaaaaaacagACAGAACTTGCAGATCTAATAAGGCGTGCATCAGTTATAGTATGGGACGAGGCTCCAATGGCAAATCACTATGCTTTTGAATCTGTCAGTAAGAGTTTCCAAGATATTATGGAAAATCAAATAGAATTTGGAGGAAAGACAATGGTTTTTGGTGGTGATTTTCGACAAGTGTTACCGGTTGTTAAACGAGGGTCAAAGGCAGAACAAATTGCTGCAAGTATTTCAAGGTCAACATTTTGGAATTCCGTAAAGATAATACACCTTCAACAGAATATGAGATCTGCTCAAGATATTGAGTTCTCGCAATTTCTCTTGCGCGTCGGTGATGGATTGCAACATACTGTAAATCGTGATTTCATAAAATTACCAGATTCAATTATCATACCATGGGAAGGTGAACAATCAATTCAGGTTTTGATTGATTCTGTTTTTCCTAATATGCTAAATCATGTTAACGATGAAAACTATATGGTTGATAGAGCAATCATCACACCAAAAAATGTTGATGTGTTCTTGGAGAGGAAAAAGAGTATACCTCTTGGGATAGTGTAG
- the LOC140842896 gene encoding ATP-dependent DNA helicase RRM3-like, producing the protein MLFRNVAPELGLCNGTRLICRSLGRNFVDAEIITGPRKGTRFFLHRMPLKSEDNSGLPFELTRRQFPIRLSVALTINKAQGQTISNIGIFLRNHVFSHDQLYVALSRGVSQNSTKILVKDGNLERQYGVFTRNVVFKEVLLPNRER; encoded by the coding sequence ATGCTCTTCAGAAATGTTGCGCCTGAACTTGGTCTATGCAATGGAACAAGATTAATATGTCGCAGTCTTGGTAGAAATTTTGTAGATGCTGAGATCATAACAGGTCCTCGCAAGGGTACCAGATTCTTTCTACATAGAATGCCCTTGAAAAGTGAAGATAATTCTGGATTACCATTTGAGTTGACACGTCGACAGTTTCCCATAAGGCTTAGTGTTGCTTTGACAATAAACAAAGCACAAGGTCAAACAATCTCAAATATTGGCATATTTTTGCGTAACCACGTGTTCAGCCACGATCAACTATATGTGGCACTTTCAAGAGGAGTCTCACAAAATTCTACAAAAATCTTGGTAAAAGACGGGAATTTAGAGCGTCAATATGGTGTATTCACAAGAAACGTGGTTTTCAAAGAGGTATTGCTACCTAATAGAGAAAGATAA